In Lotus japonicus ecotype B-129 chromosome 5, LjGifu_v1.2, one genomic interval encodes:
- the LOC130718430 gene encoding reticulon-like protein B1 yields the protein MASGEPESFVDKIEEKFHDNNSDSDSYSDSDDDHNKKKKPPVPSSKPNVYRLFGRDRPVHKVLGAGKPADILLWRSKRSTATVLGAGTALWIFFELLEYHLITFVCHLSILSLAGLFLWSNASVFIHKSPLHIPHIAIPEDCALQVASAIRVEINQAFVVLRQIGTGRDIKKFLSVIGILWVVSVVGNWFNFLTLFYIFFVSLFTLPLIYEKYEDQVDALAEKAMIEIKKQYAVLDAKVLSQIPIPGLKKD from the exons ATGGCGTCAGGGGAACCAGAATCGTTCGTCGACAAGATTGAAGAAAAGTTTCACGACAACAACTCCGATTCCGATTCGTATTCTGATTCCGACGACGATcacaacaagaagaagaagccacCGGTTCCGTCCTCCAAACCCAATGTCTACCGCCTCTTCGGCCGCGATCGCCCCGTTCACAAGGTCTTAGGCGCTGGAAAAC CTGCTGATATTCTGCTATGGAGGAGCAAGAGAAGTACAGCAACTGTACTCGGTGCCGGCACTGCCTTGTGGATTTTCTTTGAGTTGCTGGAATATCACCTCATAACTTTTGTTTGCCATTTATCCATTTTGTCTCTGGCTGGCCTGTTCTTGTGGTCCAATGCATCTGTTTTTATCCACAA GTCTCCACTGCACATCCCGCATATTGCGATTCCTGAGGATTGTGCGCTTCAGGTTGCTTCTGCTATAAGAGTTGAAATTAACCAAGCCTTTGTTGTTTTGCGGCAGATCGGAACTGGAAGAGATATAAAGAAGTTCCTTAGC GTTATTGGTATCCTGTGGGTTGTCTCAGTTGTTGGCAATTGGTTCAACTTCTTGACCTTGTTTTACATAT TCTTTGTGTCACTGTTCACATTGCCACTGATATATGAGAAATACGAAGACCAGGTTGATGCACTAGCTGAGAAGGCAATGATTGAGATCAAGAAGCAGTATGCAGTTCTTGACGCTAAGGTTTTGAGCCAGATACCGATACCGGGGTTGAAAAAGGATTAG
- the LOC130718106 gene encoding probable membrane-associated kinase regulator 6 encodes METSQPLSIESFSYSWLVNLKPTLESLDSSLRTSLDAYDEASFIQMDPRMPPSKRFFKNSQDCKFDFPISQSPLSLVHADELFSNGYLTTLFDESLKMEEFETSDSSSHASQSTVLPAGHSRCPSLKRCRTLSRTVYHKYLNFLKSLSRRLRGHKSGSKKTETVAKRGEAVRNRRYYSETSPRISEAFSADNWRKSCDSESSIYEAVLHCKRSFESERE; translated from the exons ATGGAAACTTCTCAGCCTCTTTCTATTGAAAGTTTCTCTTATAGTTGGTTAGTGAACCTGAAGCCAACACTAGAAAGCCTAGATAGCTCCCTGAGAACTTCTCTTGATGCATATGATGAAGCTTCCTTCATTCAAATGGACCCAAGGATGCCACCCTCTAAAAGATTCTTCAAAAATTCACAAGATTGCAAATTTGACTTTCCAATTTCACAGTCCCCTCTTTCTCTTGTTCATGCTGATGAACTCTTCTCCAATGGTTACCTCACAACTCTTTTTGATGAATCTTTGAAGATGGAAGAATTTGAGACCTCAGACTCATCTTCACATGCTTCACAAAGTACTGTGCTTCCTGCAGGACACTCTAGATGCCCTTCCTTGAAAAGATGCAGAACATTATCAAGGACAGTATATCACAAATATCTGAAtttcttgaagtctttgagtaGAAGATTAAGGGGTCACAAATCAGGTTcaaaaaaaactgaaactgTTGCTAAAAGAGGTGAAGCAGTGAGGAATAGGAGATACTATTCAGAAACATCTCCAAGAATCAGTGAAGCTTTCTCTGCTGATAATTGGAGAAAGTCTTGTGATTCTGAAAGCTCAATATATGAGGCTGTTCTCCATTGCAAAAGATCCTTTG agagtgagagagaatgA
- the LOC130719937 gene encoding reticulon-like protein B5: MPQRYFPSLSEFQNTLSISHIPTIIDLHHFVSGWLVLVVQRICFYQQVASAIRVEINQAFVVLRQIGTGRDIKKFRSVIGVLWVVSVVGNWFNFLTLFYIFFVSLFTLPLIYEKYEDQVDALAEKAMIEIKKQYAVLDTKVLSQIPIPGLKKD; encoded by the exons ATGCCGCAG AGATATTTTCCTTCCTTATCAGAGTTCCAGAACACGCTTTCTATTTCTCACATACCCACCATTATAGATCTTCACCATTTTGTCTCTGGCTGGCTTGTTCTTGTTGTCCAACGCATCTGTTTTTATCAACAA GTTGCTTCTGCTATAAGAGTTGAAATTAACCAAGCCTTTGTTGTTTTGCGGCAAATCGGAACTGGAAGAGATATAAAGAAGTTCCGTAGC GTTATTGGTGTCCTGTGGGTTGTCTCAGTTGTTGGCAATTGGTTTAACTTCTTGACCTTGTTTTACATAT TCTTTGTGTCATTGTTCACATTGCCACTGATATATGAGAAATACGAAGACCAGGTTGATGCACTAGCTGAGAAGGCAATGATTGAGATCAAGAAGCAGTATGCAGTTCTTGACACTAAGGTTTTGAGCCAGATACCGATACCGGGGTTGAAAAAGGATTAG
- the LOC130716623 gene encoding F-box protein At5g52880: MLRVLNSLSPLQRYYKLRIEESLRQPYRYIIVCKELTCILKEAYPHSPKNLQSLIFQDTLTAFRLLPEIQTQNAVSAVHLLLQSAQATLPKQKRNMAISEYKNAIVSYKRRSQAHHHIEDGHVEEGSFELPRDILENIFSSLDMQSLVSAGLVCRSWSVAANDNHLWELQYGVLFGAAKQRATRLVENRNSRLFSEPIDSTTITDWKEAVKKAYNGSLSKKLSTNRGYCEHCETVVWLNNSKCPNVWCGRMSRNQNVKQLTTLQVVEYILNDSLSITSSSDSDSDSEEEGPVSRLWAYPKHIGL; encoded by the exons ATGCTGCGAGTGTTGAATTCATTGTCGCCATTACAGAGGTACTACAAACTTCGCATCGAAGAATCTCTACGACAACCTTACAGATACATAATCGTCTGCAAAGAACTCACCTGTATTTTGAAGGAGGCTTATCCTCATTCCCCCAAGAATTTGCAATCCCTAATCTTCCAAGATACCCTCACCGCCTTCCGTCTCCTCCCTGA AATACAGACTCAGAATGCTGTATCAGCTGTCCATTTACTGCTTCAAAGTGCACAAGCAACGTTACCCAAGCAGAAAAGGAATATGGCGATCAGTGAGTATAAAAATGCTATAGTTTCCTATAAAAGGCGCTCTCAGGCTCATCATCACATTGAAGACGGTCATGTAGAAGAAG GGTCATTCGAACTGCCACGAGATATTCTTGAAAACATTTTCAGTTCGCTGGATATGCAGTCTTTGGTGTCAGCAGGGCTAGTTTGCCG GTCGTGGAGCGTAGCAGCAAATGATAATCATTTGTGGGAGTTGCAATATGGTGTATTGTTTGGTGCTGCTAAACAACGGGCTACTAGACTGGTTGAAAACAGGAATAGTAGGCTTTTCTCGGAGCCCATAGATAGTACAACCATTACTGACTGGAAAGAAGCTGTTAAAAAAGCTTATAATG GATCATTATCTAAGAAATTATCAACCAACCGTGGATACTGTGAACACTGTGAAACTGTAGTTTGGCTAAATAACTCAAAATGCCCCAATGTATGGTGCGGGAGGATGTCTAGAAATCAAAATGTCAAGCAGCTGACAACATTACAG GTTGTTGAATATATTCTAAATGATTCTCTATCCATAACATCTTCCTCAGACAGTGACAgtgattcagaagaagaagggcCAGTTTCTAGGTTATGGGCATACCCTAAGCATATAGGTCTATAG